The following proteins are encoded in a genomic region of Lachnospiraceae bacterium KM106-2:
- a CDS encoding acetyltransferase yields the protein MKKASIIDTEQLLLREVTWDDLQSWHEILSDEETMQYYPKPFDLTKTKQWIQWNLDNYSKYGFGLWAVILKETNQFIGDCGMTMQNIHGKLSPEIGFHLNKKFWRKGYASEAAKACLAYAFEHTDFDEIYCYQKYTNIPSRKMAEKMGMTLREEYPDKVNTKTSVYSITKSEFNAWH from the coding sequence ATGAAAAAAGCTAGTATCATAGATACAGAGCAACTTTTGTTAAGAGAAGTAACTTGGGATGATCTTCAGTCATGGCATGAAATTTTGTCTGATGAGGAGACCATGCAGTATTATCCAAAACCATTTGATCTTACTAAGACAAAGCAGTGGATCCAGTGGAATCTTGATAATTACAGTAAATATGGATTTGGATTATGGGCAGTCATCTTAAAGGAGACCAATCAGTTTATTGGAGATTGTGGAATGACCATGCAGAATATTCATGGTAAATTGTCACCTGAGATCGGATTTCATCTAAACAAGAAGTTCTGGCGAAAAGGATATGCATCCGAGGCTGCCAAGGCATGTTTAGCATATGCCTTTGAACATACCGATTTTGATGAGATCTATTGCTATCAGAAATATACGAATATCCCTTCTAGAAAAATGGCAGAAAAGATGGGGATGACATTGCGTGAAGAATATCCGGACAAGGTGAATACCAAGACAAGCGTATACTCTATAACGAAATCAGAATTTAATGCATGGCATTAG
- a CDS encoding possible glyoxylase family protein, producing the protein MKIEHIAMYVNHLAEARDFFVKYFGAVANEGYHNPNTDFKSYFLSFDDGARLEIMHKPQMSDSAKELNRTGLIHIAFSVGSKEKVNSLTEQLRTDGYEVISGPRVTGDGYYESCIVGLEGNQIEITI; encoded by the coding sequence ATGAAAATAGAACATATTGCGATGTACGTAAATCATCTTGCGGAAGCAAGAGATTTTTTTGTGAAATATTTTGGAGCAGTAGCCAATGAAGGGTATCATAATCCGAATACTGATTTTAAATCTTATTTTCTATCATTTGACGATGGTGCAAGATTAGAGATCATGCATAAGCCACAAATGTCAGATTCAGCGAAAGAACTGAATCGAACGGGATTGATTCATATTGCATTTAGCGTAGGGAGTAAGGAGAAAGTGAATTCCCTTACAGAGCAGTTAAGAACAGATGGATATGAAGTTATAAGTGGACCGAGGGTGACCGGCGATGGCTATTATGAAAGCTGCATTGTTGGATTGGAAGGAAATCAGATTGAAATAACGATTTAG
- a CDS encoding S-methylmethionine permease: MGKSKKFGLFSIVLLGINSIIGSGIFLMPGKAYVLMGTKSLLVYLFITLLAGSMALCFAEAAGYFKSNGAAYVYVKEAFGNLPGFEVGVMKYIVQIIAWATMAVGFVTALSAIWPAAGSGMTKNIIISAILIILGIVNYIGVDFTKYLNNIATVGKLIPLILFIAVGIFFLKGANYSAGLNTGITVGKFSETAILVFYAFTGFEAIATASEDMENPKKNIPRAIIIAFAVVSVTYFLIQLVSIGILGNVLGTTETPVVEAMKHTFLGSAGSAIVTAGTLISIGGINIAQSFYAPRGLSALGETHMLPKVVAKQSKRETPGIAILITTILTLPIALSGSFTTLAAISVISRFTQYIPTCLSILVFRKRNMESNFKVPFGPIIPIVATVVSLWLLYNADRMKLLIGIGVMVIGIPIYYLMVYYNRKHGYEFSKVD; the protein is encoded by the coding sequence ATGGGAAAGAGTAAAAAGTTTGGTTTGTTTAGTATTGTACTATTAGGAATTAACTCGATCATTGGATCCGGTATCTTTTTAATGCCGGGGAAAGCATACGTTCTTATGGGAACAAAGAGTCTGTTGGTATATCTATTCATTACCTTATTAGCAGGTTCTATGGCACTTTGCTTTGCGGAAGCTGCTGGATATTTTAAATCCAATGGTGCTGCTTATGTCTATGTAAAAGAGGCTTTTGGTAATTTACCAGGTTTTGAAGTTGGTGTTATGAAATATATTGTGCAGATTATTGCCTGGGCTACCATGGCAGTAGGTTTTGTGACTGCATTGTCTGCTATTTGGCCAGCAGCAGGTTCGGGGATGACAAAGAATATTATCATTAGTGCAATCCTCATCATTTTAGGAATCGTTAATTACATAGGAGTTGATTTTACAAAATACCTGAATAACATTGCTACAGTGGGTAAACTAATTCCATTGATCTTGTTTATTGCAGTAGGAATCTTCTTCCTAAAAGGTGCAAATTATTCGGCAGGACTTAATACTGGAATTACAGTAGGAAAATTCTCTGAGACCGCTATTTTAGTATTCTACGCATTTACTGGATTTGAAGCAATTGCAACAGCATCAGAAGATATGGAAAATCCAAAGAAGAATATACCAAGAGCAATTATCATAGCATTTGCAGTGGTATCAGTTACATATTTTTTAATTCAATTAGTAAGTATCGGAATATTAGGAAATGTTCTTGGCACAACGGAGACGCCAGTTGTAGAAGCAATGAAACATACATTTTTAGGTTCTGCAGGTAGTGCCATCGTAACGGCAGGTACTTTAATTTCTATTGGTGGGATTAACATTGCGCAGTCTTTTTATGCACCACGAGGCTTATCCGCATTAGGGGAAACACATATGCTGCCTAAGGTTGTAGCAAAGCAAAGTAAGAGAGAGACACCTGGGATTGCAATTTTAATCACAACTATATTAACTCTTCCAATTGCACTTTCTGGTAGTTTTACAACACTTGCAGCAATCAGTGTAATATCTAGATTTACACAATACATTCCAACTTGCTTATCAATATTAGTATTTAGAAAACGAAATATGGAATCGAACTTTAAAGTACCCTTTGGTCCGATCATCCCTATCGTGGCAACGGTTGTAAGTTTATGGCTGCTATATAATGCAGATAGAATGAAATTATTAATTGGTATCGGCGTAATGGTAATTGGTATTCCAATCTATTACTTAATGGTTTATTATAATCGGAAACATGGTTATGAATTTTCTAAAGTAGATTAA
- a CDS encoding para-aminobenzoate synthase, amidotransferase component, which translates to MNKIVIGIVGNLLIMEGGMFPGLERDYVNRDYGESISLAGAVPVVLTVQEEDEAIRAQLERVDAIVLSGGYDITTQLYGEEPMWEQGFVYPKVDQFYMKTIKIARKLGKPILGICKGIQAVNVALGGSLYQDINRQVQGSMKHSQSSPRQYGTHRIKIEKDSFLGECLAEEVLVNSFHHQSVKQLGAGLRITARASDGVIEGIESTEGSFVTAVQWHPEMMASHGDKEMIGLFKHFVEKVERGIQ; encoded by the coding sequence ATGAATAAAATAGTAATAGGAATAGTAGGAAATTTATTAATTATGGAAGGGGGGATGTTCCCGGGACTTGAGAGGGACTATGTAAATCGTGATTATGGAGAAAGTATCAGCTTAGCAGGGGCAGTACCAGTTGTCCTTACCGTACAAGAAGAGGATGAGGCAATCAGAGCTCAGCTTGAAAGAGTTGATGCAATCGTTCTTTCAGGTGGCTATGATATTACCACGCAGTTGTATGGAGAAGAGCCAATGTGGGAACAAGGTTTTGTTTATCCGAAAGTAGATCAATTTTATATGAAGACCATTAAGATCGCAAGAAAACTAGGAAAGCCGATCCTTGGAATCTGTAAAGGCATTCAGGCCGTTAATGTTGCTTTGGGCGGAAGTCTTTATCAAGATATTAATAGACAGGTACAAGGAAGCATGAAACACAGCCAGTCATCCCCAAGACAATATGGAACTCATAGGATAAAGATTGAAAAAGACAGTTTTCTTGGAGAATGTCTTGCCGAGGAAGTATTAGTAAATAGTTTTCATCACCAGTCAGTGAAGCAATTAGGAGCAGGGTTACGAATTACTGCTAGAGCTTCAGATGGTGTAATAGAGGGCATCGAGAGTACAGAAGGAAGCTTTGTGACAGCAGTACAATGGCATCCTGAAATGATGGCATCTCATGGAGATAAAGAAATGATCGGTCTATTTAAACATTTTGTAGAAAAGGTTGAAAGGGGAATTCAATAA
- a CDS encoding DSBH domain containing protein: MKKINLLKEVNAVEQLYVYQKVARLNGNVISVVNVANRTLDFHVHEHSDEMFFVIEGSFELETEEGLTRVNEGEFIIVPRGTKHRPVVKELTKFMMIEMDGTLNKENSGDRYED, translated from the coding sequence ATGAAGAAGATTAATCTATTAAAGGAAGTAAATGCGGTAGAACAGTTATACGTCTATCAAAAGGTCGCAAGATTGAATGGGAATGTGATTAGTGTCGTAAATGTTGCGAATCGGACTTTGGATTTTCATGTGCATGAACATTCTGATGAGATGTTTTTTGTGATTGAAGGCAGTTTTGAATTAGAGACAGAAGAGGGACTTACTAGAGTTAATGAAGGAGAGTTTATTATTGTACCAAGAGGGACGAAACATAGACCGGTAGTAAAAGAATTGACTAAATTTATGATGATTGAAATGGATGGAACGTTAAATAAAGAGAATAGCGGAGATCGATATGAAGATTAA
- a CDS encoding oxidoreductase, aldo/keto reductase family: MKYLNLNNGLKMPMIGFGTWALRGELCEQSVADAIDTGYRLIDTAQMYENELAVGKGIQKSGISRSELFITTKLYTPSNSYEKAKADIERSLQNLQLDYVDLMLIHEPYKESLEMYEALKEAYQEGKLRAIGISNFNASQYLDFIKHCEIIPVINQVESHVFYQQLELKAVMEEHGTKMQAWSPFAQGKKDFFHNQILKDIGEKYGKSIGQIALNYLVNNEIAVIPKSSHKERMQENMDSFDFKLSNEDRDQILQLEEGRSLFGWY; the protein is encoded by the coding sequence ATGAAGTATTTAAACTTAAATAACGGACTAAAGATGCCGATGATCGGATTTGGAACATGGGCTCTTCGAGGAGAACTTTGCGAGCAAAGTGTGGCTGACGCGATTGATACAGGTTACCGTCTGATCGATACGGCACAAATGTATGAGAATGAGCTAGCGGTGGGGAAAGGAATTCAAAAAAGTGGAATCAGCAGAAGCGAGTTATTCATTACGACAAAGCTTTATACTCCAAGTAATAGTTATGAAAAGGCGAAGGCAGACATTGAGAGATCCTTACAAAACTTACAATTAGATTATGTTGATCTAATGCTGATCCATGAACCATATAAGGAATCGCTAGAAATGTATGAGGCATTAAAAGAAGCCTATCAAGAAGGAAAGCTTAGAGCGATTGGAATCTCAAATTTTAATGCTTCTCAATACTTGGATTTTATTAAACATTGTGAGATCATTCCTGTAATCAATCAAGTGGAATCACATGTCTTTTATCAGCAATTAGAATTAAAAGCGGTGATGGAGGAACATGGAACGAAAATGCAAGCATGGAGCCCATTCGCACAAGGGAAAAAGGATTTCTTTCATAATCAGATACTAAAGGATATTGGAGAGAAATATGGCAAATCCATTGGACAAATCGCTCTTAACTATCTGGTAAACAATGAAATTGCAGTAATACCTAAGTCCTCTCATAAAGAGAGAATGCAGGAAAATATGGATAGCTTTGATTTTAAATTGAGTAACGAGGATCGAGATCAAATCTTGCAGCTAGAGGAAGGCAGAAGTTTATTTGGATGGTATTAA
- a CDS encoding pyridoxamine 5'-phosphate oxidase has protein sequence MFREMRRCKQQLSKEESIEIFEKGTSGVLALLGDDDYPYAVPLSYTYCDSKLYFHGAKSGHKIDAIANHEKASFCVIDKDHIVPEEFTTYFRSAIAFGKIRVLEDETEIIEAIKKLAAKYTPNDETGRMNEIAKEVNRFAMIELDIEHMTGKEAIELVREKHQK, from the coding sequence ATGTTTCGTGAGATGAGAAGATGTAAACAACAATTATCAAAAGAGGAGTCGATTGAGATATTTGAAAAAGGTACCTCTGGAGTATTAGCATTATTAGGAGATGATGATTATCCATATGCGGTTCCATTAAGCTATACTTATTGTGATTCTAAACTATATTTCCATGGTGCAAAATCCGGCCATAAGATCGATGCGATCGCGAATCATGAGAAAGCATCTTTCTGTGTGATCGATAAAGATCATATTGTACCAGAAGAATTTACGACTTATTTTAGAAGTGCTATTGCCTTTGGTAAGATCAGAGTTTTGGAAGATGAGACAGAAATCATAGAGGCTATTAAGAAGTTAGCAGCTAAATATACGCCAAATGATGAGACGGGTCGTATGAATGAGATTGCAAAAGAAGTGAATCGATTCGCTATGATTGAACTGGATATTGAACATATGACAGGAAAAGAAGCAATTGAGCTTGTAAGAGAAAAGCATCAGAAGTAA
- a CDS encoding transcriptional regulator, AraC family — translation MEWVILLQRAIDFMEDHLLEEINYEDVAKEVHMSNYNFHRTFSLMAGMTANEYIRNRRLSLAGQELQMSDDKIIDVAYKYGYETPESFAKAFSRFHGVSPRMAKRKGTQLCMFNRLVIKLTLEGGRLMDYRMEEVGTKKFIARVRAFRNEIMNEEENHEIPDFWGECHEKHLVETIRDLRPDGKKDLYGLCSPTKANETTFDYGIGILVDDDTKMADEKALLKEGYRTWTVEPGTYVVFQCYGEDGGCISEMWKRFFTEFLPQSQYEQSEKTDYEIYFEKGEPGLFCELWIPVEKK, via the coding sequence ATGGAATGGGTGATACTATTACAACGAGCAATTGATTTTATGGAGGATCATCTGCTAGAGGAGATCAACTATGAGGATGTGGCAAAGGAAGTACATATGTCGAACTATAATTTTCATCGCACCTTTAGTCTGATGGCAGGGATGACAGCAAATGAGTATATTAGAAATCGACGTCTATCACTTGCAGGTCAGGAGCTGCAGATGAGTGATGATAAGATCATTGACGTGGCGTATAAGTATGGTTACGAGACACCAGAAAGTTTCGCAAAGGCTTTTTCACGTTTTCATGGCGTCTCTCCCCGAATGGCGAAAAGAAAAGGAACACAGCTTTGCATGTTCAATCGCCTGGTGATCAAACTAACATTGGAAGGTGGAAGATTGATGGATTATAGGATGGAAGAGGTTGGAACAAAGAAGTTTATTGCAAGAGTACGTGCGTTTCGTAATGAGATCATGAATGAGGAAGAGAATCATGAGATCCCTGATTTCTGGGGGGAATGTCATGAGAAGCACTTAGTGGAGACCATTCGTGATCTGCGACCGGATGGAAAGAAAGATCTCTATGGACTGTGTAGTCCGACGAAAGCAAATGAAACGACATTTGACTATGGAATCGGTATCCTAGTTGATGATGACACAAAAATGGCTGATGAGAAAGCACTACTAAAAGAAGGATATCGGACTTGGACCGTAGAGCCTGGAACTTATGTGGTATTTCAGTGTTATGGAGAAGATGGCGGATGCATTAGTGAGATGTGGAAACGATTTTTTACTGAATTTCTTCCTCAGTCTCAGTATGAGCAGTCAGAGAAAACGGATTATGAGATCTATTTTGAAAAAGGAGAGCCAGGTTTGTTCTGCGAATTATGGATACCGGTCGAGAAAAAATAA
- a CDS encoding transcriptional regulator, TetR family has product MPKQTFYNLSEDKQKTIIDAARNEFSIHSFYDASINQIIKDAGISRGSFYQYFENKEDVYLSLFEQCSTIIVGKTVELIKGKTLDVFELHILIFDQVIRMSQDKTWSSFIKNTITNINIKLITHLEKYIFEEHRFQKHDQMISFINWDNIRLTDQMDRLILHNMLISTMMFLVGNCLNDLDNVEKYRGALIKQFEMIKDGVSVK; this is encoded by the coding sequence ATGCCAAAGCAGACCTTTTATAATTTATCAGAAGACAAACAGAAAACTATTATAGATGCAGCAAGGAACGAATTTAGTATCCATAGTTTTTATGACGCATCCATCAATCAGATTATTAAAGATGCCGGCATTTCTAGAGGAAGTTTTTATCAATATTTTGAGAATAAAGAGGATGTCTATCTGTCTTTGTTTGAACAGTGTTCTACTATCATAGTTGGAAAAACGGTGGAGCTGATAAAAGGAAAGACATTAGATGTGTTTGAATTACACATTCTGATTTTTGATCAAGTAATTAGAATGAGCCAGGATAAGACTTGGAGTTCCTTTATCAAAAATACGATTACAAATATAAATATTAAGCTTATTACTCACTTAGAAAAATATATCTTTGAGGAGCATCGTTTCCAAAAACATGATCAGATGATATCATTCATTAACTGGGATAACATTCGACTCACAGATCAGATGGATCGACTGATTTTACACAATATGCTGATTAGTACAATGATGTTTCTAGTTGGAAATTGTCTCAATGATTTAGACAATGTAGAGAAATATCGTGGTGCACTGATCAAGCAATTTGAAATGATCAAGGATGGAGTAAGTGTAAAATAA
- a CDS encoding ABC transporter, ATP-binding protein: MAVLELKHVNKYYKLDNKDTYHALRDINTSFERGELVSIIGESGSGKSTLMNLIGGLDTKFEGELVVDGVDIGKFTEKELDQYRKNKIGFVFQSCNLIPHLSILDNVTIALTLSNVSKEERIEKAKIALKEVGLEKHINKKPNQLSGGQKQRVAIARALINDPEIILADEPTGALDSETTMQVLDIIKGIAKKGRLVIMVTHSEKVASFSSRIVKIADGQIIDDVTNEKVAMVASSKRENEKSKENLSFLAAVKLAFNNMKQKLSRNLLVSFGVSIGIMSIILMLSLGNGLTSYFSDMMNSIMNPTVVEVTMPVDTTDPSAAMKAMMGETTPFEDKNIKELSKIDGVTKVEKGFNFVGTPGTNHVTLGKKKVDVTRLQSATSKLTDKNLEKGKLPGNNEILLNRVIADGLGKDVVGKTVKLSLVINGESVVKEFKVSGIYTTGADTEIPDTIETALITYDALEKMYQSVDQELSVGSILLSAKDEDAASNIKDTIKELGYSGSQEEIVGDRMLTMLNILTYVLAGIAAISLIVSSIMILVVLNISVVERTKEIGLLRAIGARSKDIRRIFVSEAFLIGLSSGIIGVIGSYFASVVINAASSKAFDMNVMNNSVTYVVAAVGVSVVVSMIAGLSPAKKAAKLDPVDSLRTE; this comes from the coding sequence ATGGCAGTATTAGAATTAAAGCATGTCAATAAGTATTATAAATTAGACAATAAAGATACCTATCATGCATTACGAGACATTAATACTTCGTTTGAACGAGGAGAATTAGTTTCCATTATTGGAGAATCCGGTAGTGGTAAATCCACTTTAATGAATTTGATCGGTGGATTAGATACAAAATTTGAGGGTGAATTGGTCGTTGATGGAGTCGATATCGGAAAGTTTACGGAAAAAGAATTAGACCAATATCGTAAAAATAAAATTGGATTTGTATTCCAAAGTTGTAATTTGATCCCACATCTCTCTATTTTAGACAATGTTACGATCGCACTTACCTTATCTAATGTTAGTAAAGAAGAACGAATCGAAAAAGCTAAGATAGCATTAAAAGAAGTCGGATTAGAAAAACATATCAATAAAAAGCCAAATCAGTTATCGGGTGGACAAAAGCAAAGAGTTGCCATCGCCAGAGCATTGATCAATGATCCTGAGATCATCTTAGCGGATGAGCCGACAGGTGCATTGGATTCTGAGACTACGATGCAAGTATTAGATATTATTAAAGGAATTGCTAAAAAGGGTCGTTTAGTCATTATGGTTACCCACTCTGAGAAGGTTGCTTCTTTCTCAAGCAGAATTGTAAAGATTGCAGATGGACAGATCATTGATGATGTTACAAACGAGAAAGTAGCCATGGTTGCATCTTCTAAGAGAGAAAATGAGAAGAGTAAAGAAAATTTAAGCTTTCTTGCTGCGGTTAAGTTAGCCTTTAACAATATGAAACAGAAATTGAGCCGTAACTTATTAGTTTCTTTTGGCGTCAGTATCGGCATTATGAGTATTATTTTAATGTTATCACTAGGAAATGGCTTAACATCTTATTTTAGTGATATGATGAACAGTATTATGAATCCGACAGTAGTTGAAGTAACAATGCCAGTTGATACAACTGATCCAAGTGCCGCAATGAAGGCGATGATGGGAGAGACCACTCCGTTTGAAGACAAGAATATCAAAGAGTTATCTAAGATTGATGGTGTAACCAAAGTAGAAAAAGGATTTAATTTTGTTGGTACACCAGGAACCAATCATGTAACTCTTGGTAAGAAGAAAGTTGATGTTACAAGATTACAAAGTGCAACAAGCAAGTTAACAGATAAAAATTTAGAAAAAGGTAAGTTGCCAGGAAATAATGAAATCCTACTAAATCGTGTAATTGCAGATGGATTAGGTAAAGATGTTGTTGGTAAAACAGTGAAGTTAAGTCTTGTTATTAATGGTGAGAGTGTAGTAAAAGAGTTTAAAGTAAGTGGAATCTATACAACGGGTGCTGATACCGAGATCCCAGATACGATCGAGACAGCATTGATCACTTATGATGCGTTAGAGAAGATGTATCAGTCAGTAGATCAAGAATTGAGCGTCGGAAGCATTCTTTTAAGTGCGAAAGATGAAGATGCAGCAAGTAATATTAAAGATACGATCAAAGAACTTGGCTATAGTGGTTCCCAGGAAGAAATCGTGGGAGATCGAATGCTTACAATGCTTAATATTTTAACATATGTATTAGCTGGTATTGCTGCAATATCTCTTATAGTTTCTTCTATTATGATCCTAGTAGTATTAAATATTAGCGTAGTCGAAAGAACAAAGGAAATCGGTTTATTAAGAGCAATAGGCGCACGTAGTAAAGATATTCGTCGTATTTTTGTATCGGAAGCTTTTCTTATTGGATTAAGCAGTGGTATAATTGGTGTAATTGGATCTTACTTTGCCTCTGTTGTTATTAATGCAGCATCGAGCAAGGCTTTTGACATGAACGTAATGAATAATTCTGTTACGTATGTAGTCGCTGCCGTAGGTGTTAGTGTTGTAGTAAGTATGATAGCAGGATTATCACCAGCTAAGAAAGCCGCAAAATTAGATCCTGTAGATTCGCTAAGAACAGAATAG
- a CDS encoding lysine-N-methylase, with protein MILRIPDYYKEFHCIASKCKHCCCFSWEIDVDDQTYAYYRKVDGEFGERLRKGIRKEKRTFFRMYHGRCPFLTTDHLCEVYQTLGEEAMCEVCTEFPRFENDYGNVEEKILTLSCEEVGRILFTKKTKIEFIKVEQPEDEIAATAEENSTYQDQDGEMEAARDYCIDLLQNRKYSLTKRVSHFLSFCKEVQDYIDQNNTKKIEKIIQKDSIPSDQSKEIDITRVHKLFQKRMDLFAEMEVMDEEWEEECNNVMRAFHSDSHRGLYEQTATEFAKTYKDREYEYEHLMVYFVYRYLIKAVFDGRFLDRAKFCVICYLTIREMDRMRFLINGSVYTLEDRIETARIFSKEVEHSRMSLEYLSKKIKTEDVFGTDALMEQLAI; from the coding sequence ATGATTCTTAGGATACCAGATTATTATAAGGAGTTTCACTGTATCGCAAGTAAATGTAAGCATTGTTGCTGTTTTAGCTGGGAAATTGATGTGGATGATCAGACGTATGCTTATTACCGGAAAGTCGATGGTGAATTTGGAGAACGGTTACGAAAAGGGATTCGAAAGGAAAAGCGTACCTTTTTTCGGATGTATCATGGAAGATGTCCGTTTTTAACTACGGATCATCTTTGTGAGGTCTATCAGACATTAGGGGAAGAGGCAATGTGTGAAGTATGCACGGAGTTCCCAAGGTTTGAAAACGATTATGGAAATGTGGAAGAGAAGATATTGACACTATCCTGCGAAGAGGTAGGAAGAATTTTATTTACAAAGAAAACTAAAATTGAGTTTATCAAGGTCGAACAGCCAGAAGATGAAATTGCGGCAACGGCGGAAGAAAACAGTACATATCAAGATCAAGATGGAGAGATGGAAGCGGCAAGAGATTATTGTATCGATCTGCTGCAGAATCGCAAATATAGTTTAACGAAGCGTGTCAGTCACTTTCTATCATTTTGTAAGGAAGTACAGGATTACATTGATCAAAACAATACGAAAAAAATTGAGAAAATCATTCAAAAGGACTCAATTCCATCCGATCAATCAAAAGAAATAGATATTACAAGGGTTCATAAGTTATTTCAAAAGAGAATGGATCTCTTTGCTGAAATGGAAGTTATGGATGAGGAATGGGAGGAAGAATGTAATAATGTCATGCGAGCCTTCCACTCGGACTCTCACCGAGGATTATATGAGCAGACTGCGACTGAGTTTGCTAAGACTTATAAGGATCGAGAGTATGAATATGAGCATCTAATGGTCTACTTTGTCTATCGTTATTTGATCAAGGCAGTATTTGACGGAAGATTCCTGGATCGTGCCAAGTTCTGTGTCATCTGTTATTTAACCATTCGAGAGATGGATCGAATGAGATTTTTGATCAATGGCTCTGTGTACACATTAGAAGATCGAATTGAGACAGCAAGAATCTTCTCAAAAGAGGTAGAACACTCTAGGATGAGTTTAGAATACCTTTCTAAGAAAATAAAGACAGAAGATGTCTTTGGCACAGATGCTTTAATGGAACAGTTGGCAATCTAA
- a CDS encoding HTH-type transcriptional regulator LrpA, with translation MDEIDLQIIKELEKNCRISMRELGEKVHLTGQAASARVVKLEEMGVVEAFTVRLNHALLGYPVHVMITVYTRSYQHTPYLSFLEQEREYVIHNYKISGDGCYYLECRFPSNEVMDEFIVELNQYVNYKITMLLKDTIVRD, from the coding sequence ATGGATGAAATAGACTTACAGATCATTAAGGAATTAGAGAAGAATTGTCGTATTAGTATGAGAGAGCTTGGTGAAAAGGTACATCTGACAGGACAGGCAGCATCCGCTAGAGTGGTGAAATTAGAAGAGATGGGTGTAGTTGAGGCGTTTACAGTAAGGTTGAATCATGCTTTATTGGGGTATCCCGTACATGTGATGATCACTGTTTATACGAGAAGCTATCAGCATACCCCGTATTTATCGTTTCTTGAGCAAGAGAGAGAGTATGTAATACATAACTATAAGATAAGCGGCGATGGTTGCTATTATCTGGAATGCAGATTCCCATCCAATGAGGTAATGGATGAATTTATTGTAGAACTGAATCAGTATGTAAACTACAAAATTACGATGTTACTTAAGGATACGATCGTAAGAGACTAG